Genomic segment of Helicobacter enhydrae:
GATGCAATGATCTATCACACCAAGGCAGTGTGCCGTGGAGCCAAAACCTCATTGATAGTCGGGGATATGAGCTTTGGTAGCTATCAGAATCAAAGTCAAGCCGTGCATAATGCCCTGCGTTTTTATCAAGAAACACAAGCAGGGGCGATCAAGCTTGAAGGTGGGATCAAGCGTGCCAAGATCGTGCAAAGCATTGTGGAAGAGGGGGTGGCAGTGATGGGGCATATCGGACTAATGCCACAATTTGCAAGGAGTGAGGGCGGATACAAAATCAAAGGCAAAGATGCAGAGAGTGTCAATTATCTCAAAGAATCAGCACTTGCATTGCAAGAGGCTGGTGCGTTTGCCATCGTGCTTGAGGGGATCAAAAGTGAAGTGGCAACGCAAATCACACAAATGCTCAGCATTCCAACGATTGGGATTGGGAGTGGGGTGGATTGTGATGGGCAGATTCTAGTTTGGAGTGATGTGTTTGGGTTTTTTGACACTTTTAAGCCCAAATTTGTGCGTCGCTATTTGGATGGCAGTGCATTGATCAAAGAAGCCCTGCAAGCTTTTGTGCAAGATGTCAAAACACAGAAATTCCCAACACAAGAAGAGAGTTATTGAGTGGAAAAGATTGGCATTGATTCGCGTCTTGTGGAGGTAGAGAAGCTTTCTTTTGAGGAAAGTATGGAGAAATCTTTGCGTCCCAACGCTTGGAATGAATATATCGGGCAAGAACAAATCAAAAAAAACCTCCGCGTGTTTATCGAGGCTTGCAAAAAGCGTCAAGAGTGCTTAGATCATATATTGTTTTTTGGTCCTCCGGGGCTTGGCAAAACGACAATCAGCCACATCATCGCTACACAAATGGAAGCCGACATCAAAGTCACCGCAGCCCCAATGATTGAAAAAAGTGGAGATTTGGCTGCGATTTTGACTAATCTTGGTCAAGGGGATATTTTGTTTATCGATGAGATTCATCGCCTCTCTCCTGCGATTGAGGAGATTTTGTATCCTGCGATGGAGGATTTTCGCCTTGATATTATCATCGGATCAGGTCCGGCGGCTCAAAGCGTGAAGATTGATTTGGCACCATTTACACTCATTGGTGCGACAACAAGGGCAGGAATGCTTAGCAATCCTTTGAGGGATCGTTTTGGTATGAGTTTTAGAATGCAGTTTTATAGCATTGAGGAGCTAGGCAAGATTTTGGTGGGGGCAAGTGAGAAGCTAGGCATAGGGCTCACGCTTGAGGCTTCTTGTGAGATTGCTAAGCGTTCTAGAGGCACTCCACGCATTGCGATTAGGCTTTTGAAGCGTGTGAGGGATTTTGCACAAGTGGCAGGTGAAGATGAGATTTGTTTGGAGCGTGCAAAATTTGCTTTGAGTGAGCTTGGGGTCAATGAAAACGGCTTTGATGAGTTGGATTTGCGTTATCTTGAGATTTTGATCCAAAATCAAGGCAAACCGATTGGACTTAGCACCCTCTCAGCTGCGATGAGCGAAGATGAAAGCACGATAGAAGATGTCATCGAGCCGTTTTTGTTAGTCAATGGGTATTTTGAACGCACAGCCAAAGGGAGGGTGGCGACTTCCAAAACATTGTCATTATTTCATCAACATCAGGAGAGTTTGTTTTGAATCATAAAGTCAAACCTGTGTATTTCTTTTGGATTATTTTTTTTGGTAGCGTGTATGCGATGGCATATCTCTATAATGCTTTTTTGATGAATATGCTGATTGCTTTGTTGTTGTGCATTTCAACATATTTTTTGAAAAACTTCTTTGATCGTTTTTTGCCTTGGAATTGGTTGGCGTCTTTTGTGAGTGTTTTGGTGCTTGTGGTGCTTTTTGCATTGCCAATGTATTTTGTGGTGAGCAAGGGCATAGAGTTTGTCAATAGCATTGATTCTGCCAAATTCAATCTATTTGTTGAGGCAAGTAAGGCGAAGATTTTGTTTTGGCTGAGTGGGTTTCCTGAGATTTCTATGCGGATCAAAGGGATATTGAGCGAGTTTTCTGGAAGCAAAATATTAGGTCATGCTTTGAGTATGAGTGCTGATTTTGCGAAATGGAGTGTGGCATTTGTGGGCAATGTCGGCTTCATCGTCGCGTTTTTGTATTTCTTTTTTTATTACTCCAAAGCATTCACTAGCTATGCACTCAAAATGATTCCACTAGAGAAACAGCAAGTGATGGCTCTGTATAATGAAGTGAGTGGCGTTTTGAGCGTGGTGTTTTTCACTTCGGTTTTCAATATTTTGATTCAGGGTGTTTGCTTTGGCGTTGCAAGTTATTTTTTGGGTTATGATGGGTTTTTGCTCGGTGTGCTTTATGGGATAGCCTCGCTTGTACCTGTTGTCGGAGGTGCGATCGTGTGGGTGCCTGTGGCGTTTCATCAACTTTATTTGGGGAATAGTCAAGGAGCTATTTTTGTCGCATTGTATGGTGCTGTGTTTATCGGAGTGCTGATTGATAATGTTGTGAAACCGATATTGATTTCTCTGATCGCCAAGAAGATCATCAAAACTTCGGTAAAAATCAATGAAATGTTGATTTTCTTTGCGATTTTGGCAGGTATCAGTGTGTTTGGATTTTCAGGAATCATCATCGGTCCTGCGGCTACGGCTTTGTTTATTGCATTGCTTAGAATCTATGATAGCAATTTTAGGGTTTGATACCAAAATACACGGAGCGATAGAAAATATTCAAAATTTCTAAGTCTAGTTCATCAAGCTTGTTAAAATGGTTCAAAGAAATTTAACCAAGTTTTTATCTTTTAATTGAAGGAGTTGCAGATGTTAAACATTGCTTTGGCATTTTTGCCGATTGTTTTGATTTTGGTGATGATGATTGGATTGAAGCAATCTTCACGCTTGTCTTTGAGTTTGGCTCTAGTTGTCAGTATCGCTGTGGGTTCATTGGTATGGCAAATGGACTTCACGGCAATCAGTGCTTATGTGTTGTATGGGTTTCTAAAAGCGTTTGATATTTTGGTGATTGTCTTTGGGGCAATTTTGATTTTGAATACGCTTAAGTTTAGTGGGGGGATGGATACCATCAACTCTGCGTTTAGTGCTGTTTCTACAGATCGCAGAATCCAAGTTTTGATCATCGGCTGGGCTTTTGGGGCATTTATTGAGGGTGCTGCGGGATTTGGGACACCTGCTGCACTTGCTGCTCCTCTTTTGGTGGGACTTGGATTCCCCGCACTTGCTGCAGCGATGAGTGCTTTGATCCTCAATTCAAGCCCTGTGAGCTTTGGTGCCGTTGGGACGCCCACCAATGGTATTCAGACAGCGATTGGCAAATTGCTTGAGGCGGGTGGAATCGATGTGGCAAACTATATGTCAGAAGTTACGATTATCACTGCAGGTATCCATTCTGTTTCTGCGATGATTATCCCAACACTTGTTGTGTTTTTGCTAGTGAAATTTTTTGGCAAGAATCGAAGTTTTGCTGATGCGTTACCTGCGATTCCTTTTGCACTCTTTGCTTCAGTGATGTTTATCATTCCTTATTTTTTGATTGCGAAGTATGGTGGATATGAGATCCCCTCTCTTGTGGGCGGATTGATTTGTTTGGGGATTTTGGTTTTGGCTGCCAAAATCGGATTTCTCACTCCCAAAGAAAGCTGGGATTTTGATCACCCCTCTCAATGGGCTGATGCGTGGATTGGTGCACAAAAGAGTGAGGCACAAGCACATAGCAAAAAGATTAGCCTTGTGATGGCTTGGCTTCCTTATTTGTTGATTTCTCTGATTTTGGTGATCACAAGAATCCCCGAATTTGGTCTCAAAGGACAATTGACATCTCTTGGGATTAGATTCCCTGAAATTTTTGGCGTTAGTAATACGGCTTATAAATTTGCTTATGCCTATTTGCCCGGAATCATTCCATTTATGCTTGTTGCAATTTTGACTATTTTCTTGCACAGAATGACTGCACAAGAGGTCAAAGATGCGTGGAAATCTACTTTTAAGCAAGTAGGTGCAGCTGTGATCCCATTGTGTGCTGGTGTGGCAATGGTGCAGTTGATGGTCAATAGTGGCAACAATCCGATCCATTTGGATTCTATGTTGAAAGTAATGGCACAATTCTTTGCTGATATTTCTGGTCACGCTTATGTGGTGGTTGCACCTTTGATTGGTGTGTTGGGTGCGTTTTTCTCTGGCTCAAATACCGTATCAAATATTTTGTTTTCGCCATTGCAATTTGAGGCTGCAAATTTGGTCGGACTAAAAACTCAAGTGATTATGGCATTGCAAAATATCGGAGGGGCTGCAGGTAATATGATTTGTATCAACAACATTGTCGCAGCGTGTGCGACCGTTGGATTGATCGGCAAGGGTGAGCACCAATCTTTTGCCTTGCTTTTTGTATTGCGTCATCACGGTGAGTGTGGCTGCTTTATTTTTGTTGTAGGAAAGGATGGCAATGAAAGTTTATTTTTTTGGGACTTGTTTGGGGGGCGTGGCGTATTCACAAGCCCTTTTGGACTCAATCAAATTGCTTCAGCATTTTGGTGCTGAAGTGATTTACAAAAAAGATCAAAGCTGTTGTGGGCAACCTAGTTTCAACTCCGGATATTATGAGGAAACGCGTAAAGTTGCTTTGGCAAATATGCGTTTGTTTAGTGAGCCATATCCTGTGGTGCTTCCTTCTGGCTCTTGTGGCGGAATGATGATGCATGATTATTTGAAATTGTTTGAAGATACTCCTCATTTTCAAGAAGCACAAGAGTTTTGTGCTCGTGTTTATGATTTGAGCGATTTTTTGTATCAAGAACTCAAGGCAGAATTGTTGGACAAGGGCGAACCTACGCGTGTGACTTGGCATACTAATTGTCACGCATTGCGTGTGGCAAAGTGCATTGATTCTTCCAAAGGCTTGTTGCGAATGCTCAAAAATGTGGAGCTAGTGGAGCTAGAAAACGAAGAGGAATGCTGTGGTTTTGGTGGGACTTTTAGTGTCAAAGAGCCTGAGGTGAGTCAAGCGATGGTTGAGAAAAAAGTCGCAGACATCATCAGCCAAAATGTAGAATACATCATCTCTGGGGATGGTGGTTGTTTACTCAATATTAGCGGGGCTTTGAAATATCAAGGACATTCAATCAAGCCTATGCATTTGTATGAGTTTTTGGCAAAACGCATTGGAATTGATGGAGGTCAATGATGGATTCTCAAGCACTCATTTCAGAAAAACTAAAAGATCAGCAGTTGAGAGAGAATCTCCTCAAAGGGATGAATCTCCTCAAAACCAATCGCAAAAATCTTCTCAAAGATCGCTATGGGGATTGGGAGGCTTTGAGAGAAGAAGGACGCAAAGTTAAAGAAAGTGCTTTGGCAAGACTTCCGGAGCTTTTGGAGAGGTTTGAGCAGAATGCGAGTAAAAATGGCATCAAAGTGCATTGGGCAGATACCCCTCAAGAAGTCAATGAAATCATCCACAAGATAGCTCAAGAAAAGGGTGCCACCACAATCTTGAAGGGCAAATCTATGGCGAGTGAAGAGATACACTTCAATCACTATTGGGAGAGCAAAGGGGCTAAGGCGATCGAAACAGATTTGGGGGAAATCATCATCCAGTTGATTGATGAGCGTCCTGTGCATATTGTTGTTCCGGCGATTCACAAAAACCGCTATGAGATTGGCGAGATTTTTGAGAAGCATTTGAAAGTAGAGCGTTTCAGTGAGCCTGAGGATTTGAACAGAGTGGCAAGAACTTATTTGCGTTCAGAGTTCAAAGAGTTCAAAATGGGGCTTTCGGGAGTGAATTTTGTCATTGCTGATGAAGGAGCGATTTGGTTGCTTGAGAACGAGGGGAATGGCAGAATGAGCACAACGGCTCCAGATGTGCATGTGGCAGTGTGTGGGATTGAAAAAATTGTAGAAACCTTTGATGATGCTGTGATTTTGGATACTTTGTTGGTTCCTTCTGCGACGGGGCAGAGTATCACTTGCTACAACAATATCATCACCTCTCCACGCAAAGATGGCGACAAAGATGGTCCCAAAGAGGTGCATGTCGTGCTTTTCAACAACCATCGCACCGATATTTTGGCACACAAGCATTATGCCAAGGCGTTGAGTTGTATCCGTTGCGGAACTTGTATGAATCATTGTCCTGTGTATGAAAAGATCGGAGGACATGCTTATGGTGCGACTTATCCCGGTCCTATTGGAGAGGTCATCTCCCCACAGCTATTTGGGATTGACAAATATGGCTATGTCCTCAATCTCTGCTCCTTGTGCGGTCGTTGCTCTGAAGTGTGCCCTGTGAAGATTCCTTTGGCAGAGATGATTAGAGACTTGCGTGCAGAGCAAGTGGGTGATGGCAGTGGTGAGAAGATTTTGGGGATTGAGCGTGTCAAACCCAAAATAAGTGAAAAGCTAAGTTTCAAGGCTTTTGCAAGTGTGGCGACGACTCCTTGGGCGTGGAGGTTGGCATTGTCTAGTGCAGGGACATTGGCTCCATTGCTCAAAGTTTTGAGTGGAGTGTTACCTGCGTTGAAGCAATGGACTTCTTGTCGTGCATTTCCTGATCTTGATAGTAGTTTTCAACGCAAGGTCAAAGAAATGAAAGGAGTGGTATATGAGTAAGGCAACAATACTAAGAGACATCAGCAACGCACTCAAGCAGAATCCATTGAGTGTTGAAAAGGCTCATTATACAGACATCATCATTCCTGTGGAGCAAGATCCAATCGCAGAATACAAGCGTTTGCAGGCACTCAATCGTGCTGTAGTCATTGAGTGTAGCAAGGAAGAGATCGCTTCAAAAATCAATGAGGTGGCGACAAAAGAAAACATCACAGAGACGCTCATCCCCCAAAGCCTAATGCACCTTGATTTGTCAATCCAAAAGGTTTGTTATGACAAAACAATGGAAGAGATGAAAGATATTCTTTTTGAGATCCCTTGTTCTGTAGTTGAGGCAGATTATGGCGTGGCGAATTTGGGTATCACCTCTATGGTGTCCTCAAGCAATCAGCCAAGGCTTGCGTCTCTGATTACGCGTTGCTGTGTGATTTTGCTTGACAAAAACAAAATCAAGCCAAATATGTCCGCTGTGCTTTGTGATGTCAAAGCCAAATACCCTCAGGCTTTGCCTAGCAATATTTTGTTTATCGCAGGTCCTTCAAGAACGGCTGATATTGAGTTGCAAGTCGTGTTTGGGGTGCATGGTCCTCAAGTGGTGTATGTGGTTTTGTATTAGGTGATAAAAGGAGAGGGGTGGCACTTTTGCTTTGGCAAAAGTTTTGTTTTTGGGGTTTGCAAACCACCACCTTGAGTGATTCTTGAAACTCTTGGTTTCTCTTTTCAAATTACTTTGACAAAAGCACATTTTCTAATTTTTCAGGCTTGGCTTGGTGTTTTTCTTTTATAAAGTTGGCTTGAGCAAACCACCCTTTATGCAATTCTAGAATCCCCTAGGATCTCTCTTAAGGGGGATAAGGGGAACTTATAGCAGCGTTCCCCTTATCCCCCTTAACAACCCCCATAACCCCAGCATTGCATTAGCAAGGCTCGTTCAAGATTACATTGACTTGGAATCTTTTTTGGTTCTACAAGGTTGGTTTGGGAAGCAGTTGTTTGTGCTTATATTGAAATAGTGGGGGTTTTGTGTTTTTGTGATTTTTAAAAAAGTTGCAACAAGATTCTAAGAATCAAAAACAAAACTTTTCACAAAGATTCTAAAGATTCTAAGAATCTAGATTCAATTCAAATCAAAAAAACAAATCTAAAACATCAAAGAATCAAAACAAAGTCAAATTAATGTGGGTAACACACAAAAAGCGGGTAGGGGTTTGGGGGATTTTAAGGGGGATAAGGGGGGTGCCTCGCAATAAACCCCCTTGTCCCACTTATAGAAAAAAGCAAAGTGGGATTTGGTAACTAGAAAGTGTGCTTTGGCAAAACCAATCTCAAGCAAGATTTCATCAAATTTGAAAAACCAAGAATCCGTGCTTCATTCAAGCCAAGATTCGACAACTCAAGAATCACCAAAGAGCGTAGCCTCTTAAGCCAACTTCAAAAGGAAGCCCTAGGGATTCTAGAATCCCTCAAAAGTGTGCTTGTGCAAAAGCAAGAAACGAAAAGAGAGGCAGCGAACAGCGTTCTACAAACCGCACTTTTGGCGATTTTAGAATCTTTTGGGTTCTACAAGGTTGGTTTGGTCAGCGGTTTTCTTTGCTTTGATGACTTAGTGAGGATTTTTGAAGTTTTGATTTTGTATAATCATATCTGTGTTGGAGAAGGACGCTTCCTTGTGAAAGGAGGTGGTAAGTATGGATTTAACATTCCAACTTATAAGGCTTCTGCTAGCTTTGGTAGAGCTAGTAAAAGCTTTTCTTGAGCTAATCGCTCAATGATTTAAAACTTAATCAAGAGGCATTATACTCAATCTAGCTAAAGTTTTGATTGATTCTTCAACACAGCAAAAATATACAAGGAAGTTAAGTCCTTAAACGGAGGCTAGATTGAGTTGGGATTATTCCCAATGCCTCTCCCCCCTTGTAAATTTTCTTACGCAGTTTTTGCATTGCTTGTTCTCCCATACTTCTTTTTGGTGATTCTAGAATCTTTTGGATTCTCTTTTTAAGTTGCTTTGAGCAAAGCACCCTTTATACAATTCTAGAATCCCCTAGGATCTCTCTTAAGGGGGGCAAGGGGAACTTATAGCAAGCGTTCCCCTTATCCCCCTTAACAACCCCCATAACCCCAGCATTGCATTAGCAAGGCTCGTTCAAGATTACATTGACTTGGAATCTTTTTTGGTTCTACAAGGTTGGTTTGGTCAGCGGTTGTTTGTGCTTATATTGAAATAGTGAGGGGTTTGTGTTTTTGGAGGTTTTGTTGGTGGGTATGGATAAGAGAGGGGGGATCCCATCTCTTTGATCTACTACTCAAGCGGGGGGCTTGGGTAGTGGGTTAGTTGGTGGATTCTTGAGTGTCCTCTACATCTGTTGTCCCCTCTTTTTCCTCTGTTGTTTGGACTTTGAGAGGTGCTTTGTTGTCCTCTTTGTCTGTCATTGTAGCTTTTGTGGCTTTGTCTCCGAAGCTATATCTTGCTCCAACATTCACTTGATAGAGCTTTTTGTATATGTCTCCGAAGTTTGTCTCAACATCAAGATAAATTCTTGTTGCCTCTGCCACTTCGACATTGGTCCCGACATTTAGCACGAAGCGTCCATTGGAAGTATAGGATTCTGTAGGTGTTGCCAAATTGTTGTTAGCAAAAGTGACTTTGTTTTGCCCTCCATTGATGACATCATATTCATAGAATGTCCCCACATAGAGTGAAGTCGCCCAATCCTCTCCTCTAAACTCTTTGCCAAAGCTCGCACCTGCACGAGAACGCACAAGGAGAACTGATTGTTGGTTGGCAGTGAGCTCATTGGTGCCATCAAGCATAGCTTTGAAATCAGAGGCAGAAAGGTAGCCTAGACCGATCTCTAGTTGTGGATCGATGAACCAGCTGTTGTTCTCACCCAAAGCGAAGCGATAGCCCACTTCGTTGGAGAGTAAGAAAGCAGGGCTAGAAGTCGTGCCAGTGGTTGATTGGTCACCACTGATTTTGAAATCAGAAGTGATGTAGCTAAATTTGGCAATCGTGTCATTATACAAGCCTACATTGCTGATGTAGGAGTTATATACTGCCACTTCAAAAGCTCTAGATTTGATGTCATCTAGACTTCGGCTAGCACCATCTTTGTCTTTGAGCGTGAGGCTTTTCCCAAATGATGTGGCATAAGAGAGTGCGACACCTATGTAGTTTTTGGCATTATCCAAATCAAGTGCATAGTCATAGCCTCCTTGTGCAGTCACATAGCTTGTTTTAGTTTTGACACCGAAGTTAGATTCTTGACTTCCGCCAAACACTCTAGCCCAAACCCCTTGATTGTAGGGGTTGTTTCTGAGATCTCCAAGTCTTTTGTTGATAGAGTTGAAGTTGGCTGTGAATAAATCAAAATTGAGTGCAAGGGCAGAGGAAGTGATTTGCTGAGTCACTGCATTTGCTCCACCCAAATCAGCAGAGTATAAGAAGTAAGTGGCGTATTTGTCGCCACTTGTGTAGTTGCCTCCGTTTTTATCGGTCTCGCCTTTTTTAAGCTTGAAGCTTATATTTTGTCCGTTTTTTACTGTGTCGGTGGCAAAAGTGATGACAGATTTGCTTCCGTCAGTATCTTTTAATGTCACAAGGGCGATACCTTTGTTTTGCCCAGCCAACTCTTTGATTTTGTTGCCAAGTTCTTTGGCTGCATTGGCACTATCGACATCGATTTCAAGATTTTGTTGTGTTGCAGTCCCACTTGGTAATTCATTGCTAATCACAATGCGATCGGCATAAACATCGCCACTTGCTGCCTTGACTGCTGAAGCATAGACTTTGAAAGTGTAGCTATTGTCTGCAATCTTTGTGTTATCAAGCGAACCGATTTCAAGTTTGTTGTAAGTGTGACTGCTTCTTGCTGCATCATTGGCGGGTTTGCTTGAAATATCCAATGTGGCAGTTCCAGTAGGAGTAGCCTCTCTTGATAGCGAAGTGATTTTGTTGTCTGTTCCTCTCAATGCAAGAGTCGCACCACTATTGAGTGTGACATCAAGTTTTTGGCTACCAGTAAGACTAACTGCTTGTAGAATCGTTGTGCTTGTGCCTGTCACATTAAGAGCACTTGTTCCAGCAGTGCTTGCTGTAAGTGTTTTGATTGTGCTAGTTCCACCAAGATTGAGGGTGGTTGTTTTGGTTGCTGCTGTAGCAAATGTGACATCTACTAGATTGCCACCAATGCTATTGATTGTTGTTGTTGCATTCTCAGTAGCACCTGTTTTACCGATTGTGAGGGTAGCGGCTGAAGTAGCTGTAACTCCTGTAGCTGCTGCAGTAGTGCTAACATCTCCAAGCACATTGTTTGTTCCCTCTAAAGCTAAGCTTGCTTTGTTTTCACCAAATACTACATTGGCACCACCACTGACATTGCCTGTGATAGTTGTGGCTTTAGCAGTAGCGGCACCTTTGAGCTTGAGTGTTCCGTGCTTACCTGTAGTCACTGCAAGGCTTGAGAGCGTATTGTCACCCTCTTGTAAATCAAGGATACCTGTTGTCTTTGCTGTATCTCCTGCGAGTGTGACATCAAGTTTTTGGCTACCAGTAAGACTAACTGCTTGTAGAATCGTTGTGCTTGTGCCTGTCACATTAAGAGCACTTGTTCCAGCAGTGCTTGCTGTAAGTGTTTTGATTGTGCTAGTTCCACCAAGATTGAGGGTGGTTGTTTTGGTTGCTGCTGTAGCAAATGTGACATCTACTAGATTGCCACCAATGCTATTGATTGTTGTTGTTGCATTCTCAGTAGCACCTGTTTTACCGATTGTGAGGGTAGCGGCTGAAGTAGCTGTAACTCCTGTAGCTGCTGCAGTAGTGCTAACATCTCCAAGCACATTGTTTGTTCCCTCTAAAGCTAAGCTTGCTTTGTTTTCACCAAATACTACATTGGCACCACCACTGACATTGCCTGTGATAGTTGTGGCTTTAGCAGTAGCGGCACCTTTGAGCTTGAGTGTTCCGTGCTTACCTGTAGTCACTGCAAGGCTTGAGAGCGTATTGTCACCCTCTTGTAAATCAAGGATACCTGTTGTCTTTGCTGTATCTCCTGCGAGTGTGACATCAAGTTTTTGGCTACCAGTAAGACTAACTGCTTGTAGAATCGTTGTGCTTGTGCCTGTCACATTAAGAGCACTTGTTCCAGCAGTGCTTGCTGTAAGTGTTTTGATTGTGCTAGTTCCACCAAGATTGAGGGTGGTTGTTTTGGTTGCTGCTGTAGCAAATGTGACATCTACTAGATTGCCACCAATGCTATTGATTGTTGTTGTTGCATTCTCAGTAGCACCTGTTTTACCGATTGTGAGGGTAGCGGCTGAAGTAGCTGTAACTCCTGTAGCTGCTGCAGTAGTGCTAACATCTCCAAGCACATTGTTTGTTCCCTCTAAAGCTAAGCTTGCTTTGTTTTCACCAAATACTACATTGGCACCACCACTGACATTGCCTGTGATAGTTGTGGCTTTAGCAGTAGCGGCACCTTTGAGCTTGAGTGTTCCGTGCTTACCTGTAGTCACTGCAAGGCTTGAGAGCGTATTGTCACCCTCTTGTAAATCAAGGATACCTGTTGTCTTTGCTGTATCTCCTGCGAGTGTGACATCAAGTTTTTGGCTACCAGTAAGACTAACTGCTTGTAGAATCGTTGTGCTTGTGCCTGTCACATTAAGAGCACTTGTTCCAGCAGTGCTTGCTGTAAGTGTTTTGATTGTGCTAGTTCCACCAAGATTGAGGGTGGTTGTTTTGGTTGCTGCTGTAGCAAATGTGACATCTACTAGATTGCCACCAATGCTATTGATTGTTGTTGTTGCATTCTCAGTAGCACCTGTTTTACCGATTGTGAGGGTAGCGGCTGAAGTAGCTGTAACTCCTGTAGCTGCTGCAGTAGTGCTAACATCTCCAAGCACATTGTTTGTTCCCTCTAAAGCTAAGCTTGCTTTGTTTTCACCAAATACTACATTGGCACCACCACTGACATTGCCTGTGATAGTTGTGGCTTTAGCAGTAGCGGCACCTTTGAGCTTGAGTGTTCCGTGCTTACCTGTAGTCACTGCAAGGCTTGAGAGCGTATTGTCACCCTCTTGTAAATCAAGGATACCTGTTGTCTTTGCTGTATCTCCTGCGAGTGTGACATCAAGTTTTTGGCTACCAGTAAGACTAACTGCTTG
This window contains:
- a CDS encoding autotransporter outer membrane beta-barrel domain-containing protein; this translates as MKQTCKNQIKHSKTGGSTSTLFKPLVASSLALALSMSVASAACSIDGASFGICTDPNASVDAPQKDKNVTLPLTLTNQPSQSFILEAGTSTNDGFVMPLLQMNSNTKHNIDKLTFQFGANGKSAVEASGDTSNLIIATKNNDHYLGLESGTGKGFQVGANGSGTLVFDFATNTAADIDYVMKVNVSSPTGDQKPQTSLKGNIEVLAKAGQATLGTGADSAKNRFIADFEKGITGNIIIGKDASSNENHDLLAKLLFGQVATIGGNVTTNGKGVVTNLTFQNNGTISGNVTTGEGAQTNVALTKDNGFLTLEGINNQITTLKLEALGGGGSSSTPLTAVTLKLKGGASDNAKATTEISGGLTGASKDNKLTVNFLEGHSKLILGGAAENKVQALVLGANTTSTLEVKGKGTTINAAVTANANQNLNLKVTGEKLGFVGALAANSGLVDVTLAGDTAKTTGILDLQEGDNTLSSLAVTTGKHGTLKLKGAATAKATTITGNVSGGANVVFGENKASLALEGTNNVLGDVSTTAAATGVTATSAATLTIGKTGATENATTTINSIGGNLVDVTFATAATKTTTLNLGGTSTIKTLTASTAGTSALNVTGTSTTILQAVSLTGSQKLDVTLAGDTAKTTGILDLQEGDNTLSSLAVTTGKHGTLKLKGAATAKATTITGNVSGGANVVFGENKASLALEGTNNVLGDVSTTAAATGVTATSAATLTIGKTGATENATTTINSIGGNLVDVTFATAATKTTTLNLGGTSTIKTLTASTAGTSALNVTGTSTTILQAVSLTGSQKLDVTLAGDTAKTTGILDLQEGDNTLSSLAVTTGKHGTLKLKGAATAKATTITGNVSGGANVVFGENKASLALEGTNNVLGDVSTTAAATGVTATSAATLTIGKTGATENATTTINSIGGNLVDVTFATAATKTTTLNLGGTSTIKTLTASTAGTSALNVTGTSTTILQAVSLTGSQKLDVTLAGDTAKTTGILDLQEGDNTLSSLAVTTGKHGTLKLKGAATAKATTITGNVSGGANVVFGENKASLALEGTNNVLGDVSTTAAATGVTATSAATLTIGKTGATENATTTINSIGGNLVDVTFATAATKTTTLNLGGTSTIKTLTASTAGTSALNVTGTSTTILQAVSLTGSQKLDVTLAGDTAKTTGILDLQEGDNTLSSLAVTTGKHGTLKLKGAATAKATTITGNVSGGANVVFGENKASLALEGTNNVLGDVSTTAAATGVTATSAATLTIGKTGATENATTTINSIGGNLVDVTFATAATKTTTLNLGGTSTIKTLTASTAGTSALNVTGTSTTILQAVSLTGSQKLDVTLNSGATLALRGTDNKITSLSREATPTGTATLDISSKPANDAARSSHTYNKLEIGSLDNTKIADNSYTFKVYASAVKAASGDVYADRIVISNELPSGTATQQNLEIDVDSANAAKELGNKIKELAGQNKGIALVTLKDTDGSKSVITFATDTVKNGQNISFKLKKGETDKNGGNYTSGDKYATYFLYSADLGGANAVTQQITSSALALNFDLFTANFNSINKRLGDLRNNPYNQGVWARVFGGSQESNFGVKTKTSYVTAQGGYDYALDLDNAKNYIGVALSYATSFGKSLTLKDKDGASRSLDDIKSRAFEVAVYNSYISNVGLYNDTIAKFSYITSDFKISGDQSTTGTTSSPAFLLSNEVGYRFALGENNSWFIDPQLEIGLGYLSASDFKAMLDGTNELTANQQSVLLVRSRAGASFGKEFRGEDWATSLYVGTFYEYDVINGGQNKVTFANNNLATPTESYTSNGRFVLNVGTNVEVAEATRIYLDVETNFGDIYKKLYQVNVGARYSFGDKATKATMTDKEDNKAPLKVQTTEEKEGTTDVEDTQESTN